A part of Methanohalobium evestigatum Z-7303 genomic DNA contains:
- a CDS encoding AI-2E family transporter has translation MDSDKKYNLFIISLLLLVSIIAIYLTKEFVPVVVFSIFLTYVLYPVYSYLEKVTKSERIASSISVLSALFILGLCIYLLLSSAVREISKLITSPDQIREPIIALEKELLDFISSTDYLSFIAESYISNGLSQPVVTVINWVSPYVKTFLTSFITNTPLYLISFVLTLLFTYYFLIDARRIRAQIMDVIPEKNKHVVSLFINELNVIYYNLFNIFFVTSFLTGVIASVGFFLLGIPYPVILGMAVFLLTLLPLVGAPVIYIPFFIYYLIIQDYATAIIILLFGIFILSIFPDSFIRPRLAKNKASIHPVITLLSFTAPIFVIGFTGFIVGPLVYGFLLAFYRTKIKIKYQTDEEPES, from the coding sequence ATGGATTCTGATAAAAAATATAACCTTTTCATAATTTCATTACTACTTTTGGTAAGTATTATAGCCATATATCTGACTAAAGAATTTGTTCCAGTAGTTGTATTTAGCATCTTTTTAACTTATGTACTTTATCCTGTATATTCATATCTTGAAAAGGTTACCAAAAGCGAAAGAATAGCCTCATCTATATCAGTACTTTCAGCTTTATTCATTCTTGGGTTATGTATTTACCTTCTTTTAAGTTCCGCCGTAAGGGAAATATCAAAACTGATAACGTCACCAGACCAAATCAGAGAACCAATAATAGCACTGGAAAAAGAATTATTGGATTTTATAAGTTCTACAGATTATCTTTCATTTATAGCAGAGAGCTATATATCAAATGGTCTGAGTCAACCGGTGGTTACGGTTATAAACTGGGTGTCCCCATATGTAAAAACATTTTTGACATCTTTTATAACCAATACACCGTTATATCTTATAAGTTTTGTATTGACTTTGTTGTTTACATACTATTTCTTAATAGATGCACGCAGAATTAGAGCCCAAATCATGGATGTAATTCCTGAAAAAAACAAGCATGTTGTAAGTTTATTCATTAATGAACTTAATGTTATCTATTACAACCTATTCAACATCTTTTTTGTAACCAGTTTTTTAACAGGAGTTATCGCATCTGTAGGTTTTTTCCTTCTTGGTATTCCCTATCCGGTTATTCTTGGGATGGCTGTATTCCTGTTAACACTGCTTCCTCTTGTCGGTGCACCAGTTATCTATATACCATTTTTTATCTACTATCTTATTATACAGGATTACGCTACAGCAATAATCATTTTGCTGTTTGGAATATTTATTCTTAGTATATTCCCTGATAGTTTCATAAGACCAAGGCTTGCTAAAAATAAAGCATCAATACATCCTGTTATAACATTACTTTCTTTCACAGCACCGATATTTGTTATTGGTTTTACAGGGTTTATTGTAGGTCCACTTGTCTATGGTTTCTTGCTTGCATTTTACAGAACGAAAATAAAAATAAAATATCAAACGGATGAAGAACCAGAATCTTGA
- a CDS encoding P-II family nitrogen regulator: protein MDDDENNILIVTIVKKGWGDTVVQASKKAGAQGGTVIFGRGTGIHEDQTFMGFIVEPEKEIVLTIVPSSISERVSKRIIDAVDLEKPGNGMGFMLPVDRVFGIPHMCTLNNED, encoded by the coding sequence ATGGATGATGATGAGAACAATATTTTAATAGTTACAATTGTAAAAAAGGGCTGGGGAGATACAGTTGTCCAGGCATCTAAAAAAGCAGGTGCCCAGGGGGGCACTGTAATATTTGGACGTGGAACTGGTATCCATGAAGATCAGACCTTTATGGGTTTTATAGTAGAACCTGAAAAAGAGATTGTATTAACCATAGTACCATCATCGATATCAGAAAGAGTATCCAAAAGGATAATTGATGCAGTCGACCTTGAAAAACCAGGAAATGGCATGGGATTTATGCTACCAGTTGATAGAGTATTTGGTATACCCCACATGTGTACGTTAAACAATGAAGATTAA
- a CDS encoding DUF1538 domain-containing protein: MLYGEHGLLTVLIEVLEALLPLLIFFAIFQILYLKFPRLELVKLIRGIILTAIGMILFLYGVYNGFLPVGQEIGEILGNFEHKWILMPFGFIMGFLATFAEPAVRVLCYQIEESSSGFIKSNLMIYTLSIGVGVFVAIAMAKLVYGIPFQYIIIPGYILAILLLWLSDKDFIAIAFDAGGVATGPMAVTFLMSMAIGVASSIDGRNPVIDGFGLVAMIALAPIIFVMILGVYIRYIGVDTNG, encoded by the coding sequence ATGCTTTATGGAGAACATGGATTACTAACAGTCTTAATAGAAGTATTAGAAGCATTGTTACCATTATTGATATTTTTTGCAATTTTCCAGATTCTATATCTCAAATTTCCAAGACTGGAATTAGTTAAATTAATCAGAGGGATAATACTTACTGCTATTGGTATGATATTATTCCTTTATGGTGTATACAACGGATTTTTGCCAGTTGGGCAAGAAATTGGTGAAATTCTTGGAAATTTTGAACATAAATGGATACTGATGCCGTTTGGATTTATAATGGGCTTTCTGGCAACATTTGCAGAACCAGCTGTCAGGGTATTGTGTTATCAAATAGAAGAATCATCCAGTGGTTTTATTAAATCTAATCTAATGATTTATACCCTGTCCATAGGAGTTGGTGTCTTTGTAGCTATTGCCATGGCAAAACTTGTCTATGGAATCCCGTTCCAATATATAATAATTCCTGGATACATTCTTGCAATACTGCTTCTTTGGCTTTCAGATAAAGATTTTATAGCAATAGCCTTTGATGCAGGAGGAGTAGCCACAGGACCCATGGCAGTTACCTTCCTAATGTCTATGGCAATAGGTGTTGCATCTTCGATTGATGGGAGGAATCCTGTAATTGATGGGTTCGGTCTGGTTGCCATGATAGCACTTGCACCCATAATATTTGTAATGATACTTGGAGTTTATATTCGATACATAGGAGTTGATACAAATGGATGA
- a CDS encoding DUF1538 domain-containing protein produces the protein MNQVFKENMLEVMQATLPIIVTVLLFILFFVGPDLELILPFLSGAVMVILGMGLFLMGVKLGMLPMGESIGSELPKHGSLLFIIVITFLLAFLVTIAEPDVRVLSSMFAMVSEGVSRIALIISIALGLGVFVAISMLRIAYGIPIKYLFTVGYLFVIILSFFTPPEFLAISFDAGGVTTGPLAVPVILALGIGIASMLGGKSQLSDGFGLIGLASIGPIITVMLMGVFI, from the coding sequence ATGAACCAGGTTTTTAAAGAAAATATGCTGGAAGTAATGCAAGCCACATTACCAATTATCGTGACCGTGCTTTTATTTATACTTTTTTTTGTAGGACCTGACCTGGAATTGATATTGCCGTTTTTATCCGGTGCTGTTATGGTCATATTGGGAATGGGGCTTTTCCTGATGGGTGTTAAACTTGGTATGCTGCCCATGGGTGAATCCATTGGTTCTGAACTGCCAAAACATGGCTCACTGTTGTTTATTATAGTTATTACCTTTTTACTGGCATTTCTGGTTACAATTGCCGAACCAGATGTACGGGTTTTAAGCAGCATGTTTGCTATGGTATCTGAAGGAGTGTCCCGAATCGCACTGATTATTTCTATTGCATTAGGGCTTGGTGTATTTGTAGCAATATCCATGCTCAGAATTGCTTATGGAATACCTATTAAATACCTGTTCACTGTCGGCTACCTTTTTGTGATTATACTGTCTTTCTTCACACCACCTGAATTTCTTGCAATTTCCTTTGATGCTGGAGGAGTGACCACTGGACCATTAGCAGTACCTGTGATACTTGCACTTGGTATAGGGATTGCTTCGATGCTTGGTGGTAAATCCCAACTTTCAGATGGGTTTGGACTGATTGGTCTTGCATCGATAGGTCCAATAATTACTGTCATGTTAATGGGTGTGTTTATCTAA
- a CDS encoding cation:proton antiporter domain-containing protein codes for MDIPLFNDFIIIIGLSIAALYICNRLGISVIVGFLLTGLIVGPHGLKLIENIHQVDSLSEIGIILLLFTIGVELSLQELWSVRKGVAIGGSLQVLSTILVTTGIVYYLGISITEALFVGFLISLSSTAIVLKILQGKNEINTPHGKMSLAILIFQDVIIVPMMLVTPLLAGGELNLGSSSLLIIAKGLGIILLIIVSAKWIVPGILYQVARTRNRELFLLSVIFICFSIAWLTASVGLSLSLGAFLAGLIISESEYSHQALSKILPFRDIFLGLFFVSVGMLLDYTFILQYPIIFLLIVVGVIVFKSLIAGTVTFIMGYPIRTSILVGLALCQVGEFSLILSKVGLDANVISDSVYQIFLSVSVVTMAATSFIVDFSPKVVDSVSKLPLPHKLKYGYQHVSNESESENHMLENLNDHLIILGYGFNGRTIAKAAKVAGIPYIVIETNPDTVKSERSKGEPIIYGDATHELVLEKANIKSARIMVLAISDFFATRQVIDIAKSLNPKLYIITRTPYMKDIDLLYESGADEVISQEFETSIEIFVRLLKKYLVPQDSIDRFIAEVRSEGYDMVRNLPKYTHGHSDLKMNLPDIDISTFKLNKRSPSANKCLSELGLRQKYGVTVLAIERDSETITNPHGDTKLFPGDIVIVLGKPDHLAEAQAFFVEKDKVNKFFWEYQH; via the coding sequence ATGGATATTCCATTGTTTAATGACTTTATAATTATTATCGGTCTTTCTATAGCTGCTTTATATATCTGTAACCGTCTGGGAATATCCGTAATCGTAGGTTTTCTACTCACAGGCTTAATAGTAGGTCCACATGGATTGAAACTGATTGAAAATATCCATCAGGTCGATTCATTATCTGAAATTGGAATTATATTACTACTTTTTACAATAGGAGTAGAACTATCACTTCAAGAATTGTGGAGTGTCAGAAAGGGTGTCGCTATTGGTGGGTCACTGCAAGTACTGTCAACAATTCTTGTTACCACTGGCATTGTTTATTATTTGGGTATAAGTATTACTGAAGCACTTTTTGTAGGTTTTCTTATATCTTTGAGCAGTACAGCAATAGTCCTCAAAATTTTGCAGGGAAAAAATGAAATCAATACACCCCATGGAAAAATGTCTCTTGCTATTTTAATTTTCCAGGACGTGATAATTGTTCCAATGATGCTGGTAACTCCACTGCTTGCTGGTGGGGAATTGAATTTAGGCAGTAGCTCATTGCTAATCATAGCAAAAGGATTGGGGATAATACTGCTCATAATTGTAAGTGCCAAATGGATAGTACCTGGGATTTTGTATCAAGTAGCAAGAACTCGAAACCGTGAATTGTTTTTGTTGAGCGTCATCTTTATTTGTTTCTCCATTGCATGGCTTACTGCAAGTGTTGGACTTTCGCTTTCTTTGGGTGCATTCCTTGCTGGTCTTATCATATCAGAATCGGAATACAGTCACCAGGCACTTAGTAAAATACTTCCATTCAGAGATATCTTTCTGGGTCTATTCTTTGTATCAGTCGGTATGCTTTTGGATTATACGTTTATACTTCAATATCCGATTATTTTTCTGCTTATTGTAGTTGGTGTAATAGTATTCAAGTCATTGATTGCGGGTACTGTAACATTTATAATGGGATATCCAATACGAACCTCTATCCTTGTTGGTTTGGCACTGTGTCAGGTAGGGGAATTCTCACTGATACTGTCTAAAGTAGGCCTTGACGCCAATGTTATAAGTGATAGTGTATATCAGATTTTCCTATCAGTATCTGTAGTTACCATGGCTGCAACCTCATTTATCGTGGATTTTTCACCAAAAGTAGTAGATTCGGTTTCAAAATTACCGCTTCCACATAAATTAAAATACGGTTATCAGCATGTAAGTAATGAATCAGAATCTGAAAACCATATGCTGGAAAATCTGAACGACCATCTTATAATATTAGGCTATGGTTTTAATGGAAGAACAATAGCAAAAGCTGCTAAAGTCGCAGGTATTCCCTATATAGTCATTGAAACTAATCCTGATACAGTAAAATCCGAGAGGTCTAAAGGTGAACCTATTATCTACGGGGATGCAACCCATGAATTGGTTCTTGAAAAGGCGAATATAAAAAGTGCAAGGATTATGGTACTGGCAATATCAGATTTCTTTGCAACCAGACAAGTTATAGATATAGCCAAAAGTCTAAACCCAAAACTGTATATCATCACAAGAACTCCTTATATGAAGGATATTGATTTATTGTACGAATCAGGTGCTGATGAGGTTATATCCCAGGAATTTGAAACTTCAATTGAAATATTTGTTCGCCTTCTGAAAAAATACCTTGTACCACAGGATAGTATTGACAGATTTATAGCTGAAGTACGTTCTGAAGGTTATGACATGGTCAGGAATCTTCCAAAATATACACATGGTCACTCGGATTTGAAGATGAATCTTCCTGATATTGATATAAGCACGTTCAAACTCAATAAAAGGTCACCATCAGCAAATAAATGTCTTTCAGAACTTGGATTAAGGCAAAAATATGGTGTTACTGTACTGGCAATAGAAAGAGATTCTGAAACTATTACCAACCCACACGGTGATACCAAATTATTTCCTGGAGATATTGTTATTGTACTCGGAAAACCAGATCATCTTGCCGAAGCCCAAGCTTTTTTTGTTGAAAAAGACAAAGTTAACAAGTTTTTCTGGGAATACCAGCATTAA
- the putP gene encoding sodium/proline symporter PutP, which produces MVDVSDNQSIIIIFALYLLFMLAIGFIYYRKTEDLSDYILGGRRLNSWVTALSSQASDMSGWLLLGLPGAAYLSGLEAGWIALGLGIGTYFNWKFIAKRLRKYTKMAGNSLTIPVFFENRFKDNTKMLRSISAIFILIFFLFYTSSGLVAGGKLFSTVFELDYFTALTIGVVVVISYTFLGGFMAVCWTDFFQGMLMVLAITAVPILGAIDMGGIGSTIDILNNIDPHLVNPLRELDGSVLPLISIISMSAWGLGYFGQPHILVRFMAIDNPEHIKRSRIIAMVWVTISLAFAVFVGLVGRAYLPQFLEGSASETVFMVMVNNLFHPVIAGVLLAAILAAIMSTADSQLLVSASAFTEDIYRFVFKTDASDKELVWMGRFTVITISIIAYLFALDPESSVLDLVSYAWAGFGAAFGPPIIFSLFSKKMTKNAALGGMMSGGLMVIAWKQLTGGIFDLYEIVPGFVISCIVIYVIMKLGEEPPAEVQMEFDRVNQ; this is translated from the coding sequence ATGGTGGATGTTTCTGATAATCAGAGTATTATAATTATTTTTGCTTTGTATCTTCTCTTTATGCTGGCTATCGGTTTCATATACTACAGGAAAACCGAAGACCTTTCCGATTATATCCTTGGTGGCAGACGTTTAAACAGCTGGGTAACAGCTCTGAGTTCCCAGGCTTCCGATATGAGTGGATGGTTGTTGCTGGGACTTCCCGGAGCTGCTTACTTATCAGGATTGGAAGCAGGTTGGATAGCTCTGGGACTTGGAATAGGTACATATTTCAACTGGAAATTTATAGCCAAAAGGTTGCGAAAATACACAAAAATGGCAGGTAATTCTCTTACAATACCTGTATTTTTTGAAAACCGGTTTAAAGATAACACAAAAATGTTGAGAAGTATATCTGCCATATTTATCCTCATATTCTTCCTATTTTATACATCCTCCGGACTTGTAGCCGGTGGAAAACTTTTCAGCACGGTTTTTGAACTTGACTATTTTACAGCGCTTACTATAGGTGTCGTTGTTGTAATCTCATACACGTTCCTTGGTGGATTCATGGCGGTTTGTTGGACTGATTTTTTCCAGGGCATGCTCATGGTTCTTGCAATAACAGCAGTTCCTATACTGGGGGCAATTGATATGGGTGGAATTGGTTCCACAATTGATATCCTAAATAATATAGACCCTCATTTGGTAAATCCATTAAGAGAACTCGATGGAAGTGTACTACCTTTAATAAGTATAATATCAATGTCCGCCTGGGGATTGGGATATTTTGGACAGCCTCATATACTGGTACGTTTCATGGCGATTGATAATCCTGAACATATAAAACGGTCAAGAATTATAGCCATGGTCTGGGTTACAATCTCACTTGCGTTTGCAGTCTTTGTAGGTTTGGTTGGGAGGGCTTATCTTCCACAATTTCTTGAAGGGTCTGCAAGTGAAACAGTGTTTATGGTTATGGTAAACAACCTTTTCCATCCTGTTATTGCAGGCGTTCTTCTTGCTGCTATACTTGCAGCTATTATGAGCACTGCTGATTCCCAGCTTCTTGTATCAGCATCTGCATTTACAGAGGATATTTACAGGTTCGTATTCAAAACAGATGCCAGTGATAAAGAACTTGTGTGGATGGGGAGATTTACTGTAATAACCATTTCTATCATAGCATATCTATTTGCTCTAGACCCTGAAAGCTCGGTTCTTGACCTTGTATCCTATGCATGGGCTGGATTTGGTGCAGCATTTGGCCCCCCTATTATATTCTCTCTGTTTTCAAAGAAGATGACAAAGAATGCGGCTCTTGGTGGTATGATGTCAGGTGGTTTGATGGTAATAGCCTGGAAACAATTAACAGGTGGTATATTCGACCTTTATGAAATTGTGCCGGGATTTGTAATCTCATGCATTGTAATCTATGTAATTATGAAACTGGGAGAAGAGCCGCCTGCAGAAGTGCAAATGGAATTCGACAGGGTTAACCAGTAA
- a CDS encoding ATP-binding cassette domain-containing protein produces MEEKAKDILGFLEISYLSDKDITKMSAGEAKRILIARALVHDPEALVLDEPTNNLDLRSHHHFRETLRKIAGKSKNILLVTHNLEDIIPEIDRVVLLKDGRIFKDGRKEDVLNSNNLSKLFDLPVNVYEKDGFYRASAEVFKS; encoded by the coding sequence ATGGAAGAAAAAGCAAAAGATATACTTGGATTCCTGGAAATATCATATCTATCAGACAAAGATATAACAAAAATGTCTGCAGGCGAGGCAAAAAGAATTCTGATTGCAAGAGCACTTGTACATGACCCTGAAGCACTTGTTCTGGACGAGCCCACAAACAACCTTGACCTTCGAAGCCACCATCATTTTAGAGAAACACTAAGAAAGATTGCAGGAAAAAGTAAAAATATACTTCTTGTAACCCATAATCTTGAAGATATAATACCTGAAATTGACAGGGTTGTTTTGCTAAAGGATGGTAGAATATTCAAGGATGGTAGAAAAGAAGATGTACTCAACAGTAATAATCTTTCAAAACTTTTCGATTTACCTGTGAATGTATATGAAAAAGACGGATTCTACAGAGCAAGTGCTGAAGTTTTTAAATCATAA
- a CDS encoding RNA-guided endonuclease InsQ/TnpB family protein translates to MYLTQKNHLRADKQTYETLKRLTKLSKNLYNFTLYTIRQYFFNHGKYLDKDTAYHTVKENENYRLMPSQVAQNTIETVDGGMKSFFKLLDKKRKGEYEKPVSLPMYLDKDGNFICTFKKDQLKVIDDKIRLSLGLDYYRTYGIKYLYFKIPDNIIGQYINQVRIVPKYKGRWFEIEFVYHEDGEIAELDYNSHLSIDLGVDNFATCVTTGGTAFILDGRVIKSYNRWWNKEKSRLQSVYDKQDVDNGIKDVDNGIKMDRFSNKRFWKINDYMNQCVNHVVKHCLENRIGNIVIGEMKEIKQEQNIGKENTQNFQTIPFARFRHKLASKCEYHGIKYNEVNEAYTSKVDALALEPIRKHKNYLGKRSKRGIFQSSTGRLINADINGALNILRKVIGDSLERITDSGDVNSPERIRLSW, encoded by the coding sequence ATGTATCTAACCCAGAAGAACCATCTCCGTGCTGATAAGCAGACGTATGAAACTTTGAAGAGGTTGACCAAACTGTCCAAGAACCTGTACAATTTCACGTTGTACACGATTAGGCAGTACTTTTTCAATCATGGCAAATATCTCGATAAAGATACTGCTTACCATACGGTCAAAGAAAACGAGAATTATAGATTAATGCCATCTCAGGTTGCCCAGAATACCATAGAAACTGTAGATGGTGGTATGAAATCGTTCTTCAAACTTCTGGATAAGAAAAGAAAAGGAGAATATGAGAAACCAGTTTCCCTTCCAATGTATCTGGATAAAGACGGCAACTTCATATGTACTTTCAAGAAAGATCAACTGAAGGTTATCGACGACAAAATCAGATTATCGTTAGGTTTAGATTATTACAGAACCTATGGGATTAAATACCTATACTTCAAGATACCTGACAACATAATAGGTCAATACATCAATCAGGTCAGGATTGTACCAAAATACAAAGGTCGATGGTTCGAGATAGAATTTGTCTATCATGAAGATGGAGAGATTGCTGAACTGGATTACAATAGCCATCTATCGATAGACCTTGGAGTGGACAACTTTGCAACCTGCGTGACGACCGGCGGGACTGCCTTCATATTAGACGGCAGGGTTATCAAATCTTACAACCGCTGGTGGAACAAGGAGAAGAGTAGGTTACAGTCAGTCTACGATAAACAGGATGTAGATAATGGAATCAAGGATGTAGATAATGGAATCAAAATGGATAGATTCTCTAATAAAAGGTTCTGGAAGATAAATGATTACATGAACCAGTGTGTCAATCACGTCGTTAAACACTGTCTGGAAAATCGAATCGGCAACATCGTGATTGGAGAGATGAAAGAAATCAAACAGGAGCAGAACATCGGTAAAGAAAACACCCAGAACTTCCAGACTATACCATTTGCCAGGTTCAGACATAAATTAGCTTCAAAATGCGAATACCACGGTATAAAGTATAATGAGGTGAATGAAGCTTATACCAGTAAAGTCGATGCACTGGCGTTGGAACCTATTAGAAAACATAAGAATTATCTTGGTAAAAGATCTAAGAGAGGAATCTTCCAGTCATCTACAGGTAGACTGATCAATGCCGATATCAATGGAGCATTGAACATCTTGAGAAAGGTAATCGGTGATTCCCTTGAAAGGATAACCGATAGTGGGGATGTGAACTCCCCTGAGAGAATAAGACTTTCCTGGTAA
- a CDS encoding ATP-binding cassette domain-containing protein: MQQVKSNGNENEPILEMKNVTVTKTSTNILDSLSLTIEKDENVAIIGSNASGKSTLIKTITGEYKPLLDKDETIFNIMGKERWNIFDLRYLLGIVSDNLQQHYQRNVSGMDVVLSGFFGSIGIYNNRELPLS, from the coding sequence ATGCAGCAGGTCAAATCCAATGGAAATGAAAATGAACCAATCCTTGAAATGAAAAACGTAACAGTGACCAAAACCAGTACAAATATTCTGGATTCCTTATCATTAACTATTGAAAAAGATGAAAATGTTGCTATCATCGGATCTAACGCTTCAGGAAAATCTACACTTATAAAAACCATCACTGGAGAATACAAACCACTTTTGGATAAGGATGAAACCATTTTTAATATAATGGGAAAAGAAAGATGGAACATCTTTGACCTGCGTTATTTGCTGGGAATCGTTTCAGACAACCTGCAGCAACATTATCAAAGAAACGTCAGTGGGATGGATGTTGTTCTTTCTGGGTTTTTTGGAAGTATAGGTATTTACAACAATCGTGAACTACCGCTGAGCTAA
- a CDS encoding ferric reductase, protein MSKIKKLFGLPFLKFHHNLIKLALILMVLHPLSFALDIQSLQVFLPVFYPPVTFLELAGRPAFYLFIIAIITAVYRKKIPKDWKKIHLFNYLAFFLVSIHALLIGTDFSSTGMQILSVAMMIIVAGVFIDKHLKK, encoded by the coding sequence ATGTCCAAAATAAAAAAATTATTTGGGCTACCCTTTTTAAAATTCCACCATAACCTTATTAAACTCGCATTAATCCTGATGGTTCTTCATCCGTTATCTTTTGCACTTGATATCCAGAGTTTGCAGGTATTTTTACCTGTTTTTTACCCACCAGTAACGTTTCTTGAACTCGCAGGAAGACCCGCTTTTTATCTTTTCATTATTGCGATAATTACTGCTGTTTATCGAAAAAAGATACCCAAAGACTGGAAAAAAATACACCTTTTTAATTATCTGGCATTTTTCTTGGTATCGATACATGCACTACTGATAGGTACTGATTTTTCATCCACTGGTATGCAGATATTATCAGTTGCGATGATGATAATTGTTGCAGGAGTTTTTATTGATAAGCATTTAAAAAAGTAA
- a CDS encoding PAS domain-containing protein — protein MKTKYFKRSLYYYQKYKDIPPEDIVYERALDDIFEIQNVVESFDKSNNSIVFLWKSEDGWPVEYVTNNIENFGYSADEFITGELKYEDIIHPDDLKEVKNKLNNTYFKNESTFSKEYRIITKSGEVKWIDETSYIHRDEEGNVTFYKGIITDITGQKNKEIALNNSLEIRDILQNVIDNSPLVVFLWKFDRNWPAEYVSNNVSQFGYVPEDFTSGSIRHDCLIYSDDLDRIRFEFSKLCQLGYTDFTQEYRILTKSGKLRWVNEEVIVHYNGHGSPVAYQSIMYDITDRKNKEIALQESLKEKKNFEYIINNSPVVVFQWKASDSNNPDEMWPVEYVSDNIAQFGYTPDEFVKGKIQYGDIIYSEDLDKVQTGLHEQRKNGYSDFSQEYRIVTKSGYLRWVDERTFIQRNDAGEPLYYQGIIVDNTKHKYAENIINIQHKIGSLLNSDEDVDKTVEKVVEHVLEINTIDCGCIHFVNESGGLDLVVHKGLSSSLVYDISHINANSFITNLLNTGNPVYKDYSEIFYNSDYNTKHEYKALGIIPIKFKGDIVAALSVSSHTYDDIPQEVRIAVENIADLLGCFIGRITLEIELGEYKRGKWTV, from the coding sequence ATGAAAACGAAGTATTTTAAAAGGAGTTTATATTACTATCAAAAATACAAAGATATACCTCCTGAAGATATCGTTTATGAAAGAGCATTAGACGATATTTTCGAGATTCAAAACGTGGTGGAAAGTTTTGATAAAAGTAATAACAGTATAGTTTTTTTATGGAAATCTGAAGATGGATGGCCGGTTGAATACGTTACAAATAACATCGAAAATTTTGGATACTCGGCAGATGAATTTATTACTGGTGAATTAAAATACGAAGATATTATACATCCTGATGATTTAAAAGAAGTTAAAAATAAACTTAATAATACATATTTTAAAAATGAATCCACATTCTCTAAGGAATACAGGATAATAACAAAATCTGGAGAAGTTAAATGGATAGATGAAACCAGTTATATTCATCGTGATGAAGAAGGTAATGTTACTTTTTACAAAGGAATTATTACAGACATAACTGGACAAAAAAATAAAGAAATAGCACTCAATAATTCTTTAGAAATACGGGATATTCTGCAAAATGTTATAGATAATAGTCCATTAGTTGTATTTTTATGGAAATTCGATAGAAACTGGCCTGCTGAATATGTATCTAACAATGTGTCTCAGTTCGGTTATGTACCTGAAGATTTTACATCAGGAAGCATAAGACATGATTGCCTAATATATTCAGATGATTTGGATAGGATAAGGTTCGAATTTTCGAAATTATGCCAGCTCGGTTACACTGATTTCACTCAGGAATATAGAATTCTTACAAAATCAGGAAAGTTAAGATGGGTAAATGAAGAGGTTATTGTCCATTACAATGGCCATGGTTCACCTGTAGCTTATCAAAGTATAATGTATGATATCACTGACAGGAAAAATAAAGAAATTGCTCTTCAGGAATCACTAAAAGAAAAAAAGAATTTTGAATATATTATCAACAACAGTCCTGTAGTTGTATTCCAATGGAAGGCAAGCGATAGCAATAACCCCGATGAAATGTGGCCTGTTGAATATGTGTCTGATAACATAGCACAATTTGGTTATACGCCTGATGAATTCGTAAAAGGGAAAATCCAATATGGGGATATAATATATTCTGAAGACCTTGATAAAGTACAAACAGGGTTACACGAACAGCGTAAAAACGGTTATTCGGATTTTTCCCAGGAATACAGAATAGTTACCAAATCAGGCTATCTTAGATGGGTTGATGAAAGGACGTTTATACAGCGAAACGATGCTGGAGAACCCTTATACTATCAGGGGATTATTGTTGATAATACCAAACATAAGTATGCTGAAAACATAATAAATATCCAGCATAAAATTGGGTCGTTATTAAATTCTGATGAAGATGTAGATAAAACAGTGGAAAAAGTGGTGGAACATGTTCTTGAAATAAATACTATCGATTGTGGATGTATACATTTTGTTAACGAATCAGGTGGTTTGGATCTGGTAGTTCATAAAGGTTTATCATCCTCACTTGTTTATGATATTTCTCATATAAACGCTAATTCGTTTATCACCAATCTATTGAATACTGGTAATCCGGTATACAAAGATTACTCCGAGATATTTTATAATTCAGATTATAATACCAAACATGAATATAAAGCATTAGGTATTATTCCGATCAAATTCAAAGGGGATATCGTCGCAGCTCTAAGTGTATCATCTCATACATATGATGATATACCTCAGGAAGTAAGAATTGCTGTCGAAAATATTGCGGATTTGTTGGGATGTTTCATAGGTCGTATAACCTTAGAAATCGAATTGGGGGAATACAAAAGAGGTAAATGGACTGTTTGA